The Lycium ferocissimum isolate CSIRO_LF1 chromosome 1, AGI_CSIRO_Lferr_CH_V1, whole genome shotgun sequence genome includes a region encoding these proteins:
- the LOC132057924 gene encoding protein NO VEIN, translated as MYGQPPHNGGGSGGAWRVPPPQPQQHQQYQQQPPYLGFNQNPNLIPYPFYLQNPNFPIQQNPNFVNYPIQQNPNPNPNFQFQQPPSLPQQSFPMGNNNEQPPSKGNKEVIERVDKAVIKARRDLIEAGENVSAWKVSQAALVILNAESWDSLGCKVQDAPSLHSLIVTEGKINAFIHCFVGVQRITTLYDLEVAICKNEGVEQFEELELGPLLKHPLIIHYFSINPDVSEVFRITSEEIMSFLSKFIMDADKRRRVNIDEFLNFITEKKSAGTKENLCVRIQSLGMYITFIQEARQFETSTVKKYIRRVKKQSSKNIGKRPLLSAEKKQLDEHFNAMCERVKLFSSVEKEFCGKHTKFLSSSEYESTDDDQDENAAQSPAGNIKSFDRPTTCPYPSASEEMMRLGLKAEDGVGLPTTNGSDRYSKDIRQSKSKRKHDDVQSSMALPKKAPKRDMVTRRNKKGSKLSQAWNEESDGSNVSSHGDDSIKSFINTWKEACRTNSVDEVFQRMLQFYEARKKNKVTRLFSSYPFCGLLHVAVTSIKRGMWDSLYDKLQTFNHCGVTNKGTENCADSICIEVESPERDATNHFHKLLVCESGVTIDDILGKINTYFEGDDNPLPTASSYHEKFVFLLNKFCKLESWLTEQFSVDKFESLGYGDIWPFLEKNMHLFSHTLPRWLTDDMHEKPPLEPSMLDCQFDLLLSQASQCLWENEKVDKRRISELLMRQFPLVCLKVAGNDLMIDIEGSMKAKKGDMTLKSVVFSETLLKEFAVGKNNENILEKAGLENDAGHGDWIVMSKDAMKALVNAPMLIDLKLWSHWDMVFAPSLGSLVGWLLNDVKHRRVVVFGNFVWEGFAC; from the exons ATGTACGGACAGCCACCGCACAATGGCGGCGGTAGCGGTGGCGCGTGGCGCGTACCTCCTCCACAACCACAgcaacaccaacaatatcaacaacagccACCATATCTAGGGTTTAATCAAAACCCTAATTTAATTCCTTACCCCTTTTATCTCCAAAATCCCAATTTCCCCATTCAACAAAACCCTAATTTCGTAAATTATCCAATCCAACAAAACCCTAACCctaaccctaactttcaatttcAACAGCCGCCTTCTCTTCCTCAACAGAGTTTCCCAATGGGTAATAATAACGAG CAACCTCCATCAAAGGGTAATAAGGAGGTTATTGAGAGAGTTGATAAGGCTGTAATTAAGGCACGTAGAGACCTTATAGAGGCAGGTGAAAATGTGTCGGCTTGGAAAGTGTCACAAGCTGCTTTGGTTATACTGAACGCTGAATCGTGGGATTCTTTGGGCTGTAAAGTGCAAGATGCCCCCTCCTTGCATAGCCTCATTGTTACCGAAGGGAAG ATTAATGCTTTCATCCACTGCTTTGTTGGTGTTCAAAGAATTACCACATTGTATGATTTGGAAGTAGCAATATGCAAGAATGAGGGGGTTGAGCAGTTTGAAGAGCTGGAATTGGGTCCGCTGCTGAAACACCCGCTCATTATCCATTATTTTTCTATCAATCCTGATGTTTCAGAAGTTTTCAGAATAACGAGCGAGGAGATAATGTCCTTCCTTTCTAAGTTCATCATGGATGCTGATAAAAGAAGAAGAGTAAACATAGATGAATTTTTGAACTTCATCACTGAGAAGAAATCTGCTGGAACCAAAGAGAATCTTTGTGTGCGGATTCAAAGCTTGGG GATGTACATTACATTTATCCAGGAAGCAAGGCAGTTCGAAACTAGCACCGTTAAAAAATATATCCGTAGGGTGAAAAAACAATCCAGCAAAAATATCGGGAAACGCCCTCTCTTATCTGCAGAGAAGAAGCAGTTAGATGAGCATTTCAATGCTATGTGTGAACGTGTCAAATTATTTTCCTCAGTTGAGAAGGAATTTTGTGGTAAACACACAAAGTTTTTATCAAGTTCAGAATATGAGAGCACTGATGATGATCAGGATGAAAATGCTGCACAGAGCCCAGCTGGAAACATCAAAAGTTTCGACAGACCAACCACTTGTCCGTACCCATCAGCATCTGAAGAAATGATGCGGCTGGGTTTGAAAGCTGAAGATGGTGTTGGCCTACCTACTACTAATGGCAGTGACAGATACAGTAAGGATATTCGGCAATCCAAgagtaaaagaaaacatgatgaTGTTCAGAGTTCCATGGCTTTACCCAAAAAAGCACCCAAAAGAGATATGGTTACTCGCAGGAATAAAAAGGGATCAAAACTTTCTCAAGCGTGGAATGAAGAATCCGATGGTTCAAATGTTTCTTCACATGGTGATGATTCGATTAAAAGTTTCATTAACACTTGGAAGGAGGCATGTCGGACAAACAGTGTAGATGAG GTGTTTCAGAGGATGCTTCAGTTCTATGAGGCaaggaagaaaaataaagtgaCAAGATTGTTTTCATCATATCCATTTTGTGGGTTGCTTCATGTTGCT GTTACATCTATTAAACGTGGAATGTGGGACAGTTTGTATGATAAGCTCCAAACATTTAATCACTGTGGAGTGACCAACAAAGGCACTGAAAATTGTGCTGACTCCATATGCATCGAGGTTGAATCACCTGAAAGGGATGCTACCAATCATTTTCACAAGCTCTTGGTGTGCGAAAGTG GTGTCACCATCGACGACATACTTGGTAAAATTAATACATATTTTGAGGGTGATGATAATCCCTTGCCCACTGCAAGTTCATACCATGAGAAGTTCGTCTTCCTCTTGAATAAGTTTTGCAAGCTTGAATCTTGGTTGACAGAGCAGTTTTCCGTGGATAAATTTGAGTCACTTGGTTATGGGGATATCTGGCCCTTCCTGGAGAAAAATATGCACCTGTTTAGTCATACTTTACCAAGGTGGTTAACAGATGACATGCATGAGAAGCCTCCTCTGGAACCTTCAATGCTTGATTGTCAGTTTGATCTATTGTTATCACAGGCTTCACAATGTTTATGGGAGAATGAAAAAGTAGACAAGCGGAGGATTTCCGAGTTACTAATGAGGCAATTCCCTTTAGTCTGTTTAAAAGTAGCTGGAAATGACTTAATGATAGATATAGAGGGTTCTATGAAGGCAAAGAAAGGCGATATGACTTTAAAGTCTGTTGTATTCTCTGAAACATTGCTCAAGGAATTTGCTGTGggtaaaaataatgaaaatatattaGAGAAAGCTGGTTTGGAGAATGATGCAGGACATGGAGATTGGATAGTGATGTCCAAAGATGCCATGAAGGCCTTGGTCAATGCTCCAATGTTGATAGATCTGAAATTGTGGTCACATTGGGATATGGTTTTTGCTCCTTCTCTTGGTTCTCTTGTGGGTTGGCTGTTGAATGATGTCAAACACCGAAGAGTTGTTGTGTTTGGTAACTTCGTGTGGGAAGGTTTTGCGTGTTGA
- the LOC132058198 gene encoding uncharacterized protein LOC132058198 yields MKMGQPFSGNMKKALAGIRRINLEGLRWRVFDAKGQVLGRLASQIATVVQGKDKPTYTPNREEGDMCIVLNAKDICVTGRKLTDKFYRWHTGYIGHLKERSLKDQMAKDPTEVIRKAVLRMLPRNKLRDDRDRKLRIFTNDEHPFGDRPLEPYVMPLRQVRELRPRTRRAMIRAEKKAEQQQQGTNNTSKRKKNKDVEEEEALST; encoded by the exons atgaagatgGGTCAACCATTTAGTGGTAACATGAAG AAAGCTCTTGCTGGCATAAGGCGTATCAATTTGGAAGGTCTGAGATGGAGAGTGTTTGATGCCAAAGGCCAG GTCCTGGGAAGGCTAGCATCACAGATAGCCACCGTGGTTCAAGGCAAAGATAAACCGACGTACACACCTAACCGCGAAGAAGGCGATATGTGCATTGTGCTTAATGCAAAGGACATTTGTGTCACTGGGAGAAAACTTACTGATAAATTCTATCGATGGCACACTGG TTACATAGGCCATCTCAAGGAGAGGAGTCTGAAAGATCAGATGGCTAAGGATCCAACAGAAGTTATTCGCAAAGCTGTCCTGCGTATGCTGCCTAGAAATAAGCTGCGTGAT GATAGGGATCGGAAATTGAGGATTTTTACCAATGATGAGCACCCTTTTGGTGACAGACCTCTAGAGCCTTATGTGATGCCTCTTAGACAAGTTCGTGAGTTGCGCCCTCGTACAAGGCGAGCCATGATTCGAGCTGAAAAGAAAGCTGAACAACAGCAACAAGGTACAAACAacacaagtaaaagaaaaaagaacaaggatgtggaagaagaagaagcactGAGCACATGA